In Bacteroidales bacterium, a single window of DNA contains:
- a CDS encoding M20/M25/M40 family metallo-hydrolase, whose product MIFIHLYFKHLANSLVVIAFLFQSFHIFAQDKEFASRIISDLTAKDFHGRGYTHKGINKAEKYIVTTLKNIGIKNIVVQTFKMPVSVIKSAKVLFDTTFVKWGDNAIVYPSSASLKGMFEIEKINKSNLADILTKDLTNKFVLFDTSLTSQSKYSSEIHKLLQNNSVKAKGFILCKKTKLMQVQANKKNNWVIIEVDTSFINARNITINLKTKYIKQYKTSNIIATIKGKSDSIIAFSAHYDHLGELENIYFPGANDNASGVSMVIDIGRELANEQNSKTIALLFFTGEEVGLIGSNYFVGKPTFDLKKIKYLFNLDVIGSGEKGITIVNGKIYQSLADELSKINIDKNLNLDIQIREASNNSDHAPFYMNGIPSVFIYAKGKTGPYHHPDDNLLNLSLAKYNDIVKLLLTYTKQ is encoded by the coding sequence ATGATTTTTATACATTTATATTTCAAACACTTAGCAAATAGCTTGGTCGTCATTGCTTTTTTATTTCAAAGTTTTCATATTTTTGCTCAAGATAAAGAATTTGCATCTCGAATTATATCTGATTTAACAGCTAAAGATTTTCACGGGCGTGGTTACACACACAAAGGTATTAATAAAGCAGAAAAATATATAGTAACTACATTAAAAAACATTGGCATAAAAAACATTGTTGTACAAACTTTTAAAATGCCCGTTTCAGTTATTAAAAGTGCAAAAGTACTATTCGATACCACTTTTGTAAAATGGGGCGACAATGCTATTGTTTATCCAAGTAGTGCAAGCTTAAAAGGAATGTTCGAAATAGAAAAAATCAATAAATCGAATCTTGCTGATATTTTAACTAAAGATTTGACCAATAAATTTGTATTATTTGACACATCGCTTACCAGTCAATCTAAATACTCATCCGAAATTCATAAGTTGCTTCAAAATAATTCTGTTAAAGCAAAAGGATTTATTCTTTGTAAAAAAACAAAACTTATGCAAGTTCAAGCTAATAAAAAAAACAATTGGGTTATTATAGAAGTTGACACAAGTTTTATAAATGCTCGTAATATTACTATTAACCTTAAAACAAAATACATAAAACAATATAAAACTTCAAACATCATCGCTACGATTAAAGGAAAAAGCGATAGTATTATTGCCTTTAGCGCTCATTATGATCATTTAGGTGAGTTAGAAAACATATATTTCCCTGGTGCAAACGACAATGCAAGCGGAGTTAGTATGGTCATCGATATTGGAAGAGAATTAGCAAACGAACAAAATTCAAAAACCATAGCTCTTTTATTTTTTACAGGCGAAGAAGTTGGGCTTATTGGTTCCAACTATTTTGTCGGAAAGCCTACATTCGACCTAAAAAAAATTAAATATTTATTTAATTTAGATGTAATTGGAAGTGGTGAAAAAGGCATTACTATTGTTAATGGTAAAATATATCAATCATTAGCCGATGAACTTTCAAAAATTAATATTGATAAAAATCTTAATTTAGATATTCAAATTCGCGAAGCCTCCAATAACAGCGATCATGCTCCTTTTTATATGAATGGTATTCCATCGGTATTTATATATGCTAAAGGCAAAACAGGACCTTATCATCATCCCGACGATAATCTTTTAAACTTAAGCCTTGCCAAATATAATGATATTGTTAAACTTTTATTAACTTATACAAAACAATGA